The following proteins are encoded in a genomic region of Dyadobacter sp. UC 10:
- a CDS encoding MATE family efflux transporter has product MKKWFQLLRQAIRGSEESFTEGSINRAIFLLSVPMILEMVMESLFAVVDIFFVSKVSTEAVATVGLTESVITLVYSVAIGLSTAATATIARRIGEGNHAQARHAIGQVILISLSISLVIAVIGTWFAGDILRAMGADAKVIETGTNFARIQFLSSPVVVLLYSLSGALRGAGSAATAMRSLIVANVFNMILGPLLIFGVGPFPELGVTGAAIATATGRSIGVAYQLFSLTKVNKMLSLTWADLSPNKEMIATIVKVATGGTVQFLIGSASWIFLTRILSEFGSDVVAGYTISIRVIMFTLLPAWGLANAAATLVGQNLGAGKPERAETSVWKCASYNLIFLLGLSVLMFAGAETIVSLFSTNAKVVETGKMALRVLCLGYGFYAYGMVVIQSLNGAGDTKTPTVLNLICFWAIEIPVAYVLAVILGLGPVGVFASVPIAESVLALLGIWRFRLGGWKVVKV; this is encoded by the coding sequence ATGAAAAAGTGGTTTCAACTACTTCGTCAGGCTATTCGTGGCTCCGAAGAAAGTTTTACCGAAGGAAGCATTAACCGTGCAATTTTTCTACTGTCTGTACCTATGATCCTGGAAATGGTCATGGAGTCACTTTTTGCCGTCGTTGATATTTTTTTCGTTTCAAAAGTTAGTACCGAGGCCGTAGCGACTGTCGGCCTCACGGAATCAGTGATCACACTGGTTTATTCGGTCGCAATTGGTCTGAGTACTGCCGCTACGGCCACGATCGCCCGCCGTATTGGTGAAGGGAACCATGCGCAGGCAAGGCATGCAATTGGCCAGGTAATCCTTATTTCGCTTTCCATTTCATTAGTAATTGCAGTGATAGGCACATGGTTCGCGGGCGATATTCTGCGCGCGATGGGAGCGGATGCAAAAGTGATCGAAACAGGTACCAACTTCGCGAGGATACAGTTTCTGAGCAGCCCTGTGGTGGTATTGCTTTATTCTTTAAGTGGTGCATTGAGGGGCGCAGGTTCTGCCGCAACCGCCATGCGGTCGCTGATCGTGGCGAATGTTTTTAATATGATCCTGGGGCCGCTATTGATCTTCGGAGTCGGGCCGTTTCCTGAACTGGGCGTGACCGGCGCGGCAATTGCTACCGCCACAGGTCGCTCTATCGGTGTCGCTTACCAGCTTTTTTCTTTAACGAAAGTGAACAAAATGCTTTCACTGACGTGGGCGGATCTAAGTCCAAACAAAGAAATGATCGCGACGATCGTAAAAGTGGCTACCGGCGGCACGGTACAGTTTCTGATAGGCTCGGCCAGCTGGATTTTCCTGACGCGTATTTTGTCCGAATTTGGAAGCGACGTGGTGGCAGGATATACCATTTCAATTCGCGTGATCATGTTTACATTGCTGCCTGCGTGGGGATTAGCGAATGCGGCTGCCACATTGGTAGGGCAAAACCTGGGCGCAGGAAAGCCCGAAAGAGCGGAGACTTCGGTCTGGAAATGTGCATCTTATAACCTGATCTTCTTACTCGGACTTTCCGTATTGATGTTCGCAGGCGCGGAAACGATCGTCAGCTTATTCAGTACCAATGCAAAGGTGGTGGAAACAGGAAAAATGGCGCTGCGCGTGCTTTGTCTGGGATACGGATTTTACGCCTACGGAATGGTAGTGATCCAGTCACTGAACGGGGCAGGGGACACTAAAACTCCGACCGTGCTTAATCTGATCTGTTTCTGGGCCATTGAAATTCCTGTCGCGTATGTGCTGGCCGTTATCCTCGGTTTAGGACCAGTTGGCGTTTTTGCATCAGTCCCTATTGCGGAGTCCGTTCTTGCGCTGCTTGGGATCTGGCGATT
- the hflX gene encoding GTPase HflX yields MIDKKKLYSTAVQPETAVLVAVSTQKQSADKTKEYLDELAFLATTLGVETVAKFTQNLERPDIRTYTGKGKLEEIHTFIKATPVDMVIYDDDLTPSQVRNLEAEFTDIKVIDRSLLILAIFAMRAQTAQAKLQVELAQYQYMYPRLTRLWTHLSRQSGAGVGMRGPGETELETDRRIVKDRIAFLKEKLEKVDRQSVTRRKERDRLVRVAIVGYTNVGKSTLMRGLSKADVFAENKLFATVDSTVRKVNMENIPFLLTDTVGFIRKLPTTLIESFKSTLDEVREADILMHVVDISHPSFEEHLDVVNKTLEEIGAANKPSILVFNKIDLYNPAFNDEEEEEEGVMLQETVLEQLRKSYIADKAEHVVFISAEKKENIDELRNTLFSLVKEKHFSIYPNWLDLGYTAIQTEE; encoded by the coding sequence ATGATCGATAAGAAGAAATTATATTCCACTGCTGTCCAGCCCGAAACTGCTGTGCTGGTGGCGGTTAGTACTCAAAAACAATCGGCAGATAAAACAAAGGAATACCTGGATGAACTCGCCTTCCTGGCTACCACGCTCGGCGTGGAAACGGTTGCAAAATTTACGCAGAACCTGGAACGCCCTGATATCCGGACTTATACGGGGAAAGGAAAACTGGAAGAGATACACACTTTCATCAAAGCCACCCCGGTGGATATGGTCATTTATGACGACGACCTTACCCCTTCCCAGGTACGAAATCTCGAAGCCGAATTTACTGACATCAAGGTAATTGACAGAAGTTTATTGATCCTGGCGATTTTTGCAATGCGCGCACAGACGGCACAGGCGAAATTGCAGGTCGAGCTGGCTCAGTACCAATACATGTATCCTCGTCTGACCCGGTTGTGGACACACTTAAGCCGCCAGTCGGGTGCTGGTGTAGGGATGCGCGGACCGGGTGAAACTGAACTGGAAACGGATAGGAGGATCGTAAAGGACCGGATCGCATTTTTGAAGGAAAAACTGGAAAAAGTAGACCGGCAAAGCGTTACCCGCCGGAAAGAGCGCGACCGGCTGGTCCGTGTGGCGATCGTGGGTTATACCAACGTGGGCAAATCAACGCTCATGCGCGGCCTGTCGAAAGCAGATGTTTTTGCTGAAAACAAACTTTTTGCAACCGTGGATTCCACCGTGCGGAAGGTAAATATGGAAAATATTCCCTTCCTGCTGACTGACACCGTCGGGTTTATCCGGAAACTTCCAACTACATTGATCGAATCGTTTAAATCGACGCTCGATGAGGTTCGCGAGGCCGATATTCTAATGCACGTGGTTGATATTTCGCATCCGTCTTTTGAAGAACATCTCGATGTTGTTAACAAAACACTGGAAGAAATTGGCGCCGCAAACAAGCCTTCAATATTGGTATTCAACAAGATAGACCTCTACAACCCGGCTTTCAACGATGAGGAGGAAGAAGAGGAAGGCGTGATGCTGCAGGAAACTGTATTGGAACAACTTAGGAAAAGTTACATCGCCGACAAGGCCGAACATGTTGTATTTATTTCTGCCGAAAAGAAGGAGAATATTGATGAATTGAGAAATACATTATTTTCTCTGGTAAAGGAAAAGCACTTTTCTATTTATCCGAACTGGCTGGATCTGGGTTACACTGCAATCCAAACGGAGGAATAA
- a CDS encoding ISAon1 family transposase N-terminal region protein produces MESFLPLIELILPDFIIENYLLTHVEKSEERYHVYLEEKNYPEADPIKADLLSKGYFPTITLQDFPIRGHKVFLHIKRRRWLNTKTGKVVHRDWTEVAEGTRMTIEFADFLKEIGGYEG; encoded by the coding sequence TTGGAGAGTTTCCTGCCGCTTATCGAGTTAATCTTACCGGATTTTATAATTGAGAATTACTTACTGACCCATGTAGAGAAGTCAGAGGAACGTTATCACGTCTATTTGGAAGAGAAAAATTATCCAGAAGCTGATCCAATAAAGGCAGACTTGCTCTCCAAAGGTTATTTCCCCACCATTACCCTGCAGGATTTCCCAATTCGGGGCCACAAGGTATTCCTTCATATTAAACGTCGTAGGTGGCTCAATACCAAGACTGGCAAAGTTGTCCATAGAGACTGGACAGAAGTAGCAGAAGGCACGCGAATGACTATTGAATTCGCGGATTTTTTAAAAGAAATTGGTGGATACGAGGGCTAA
- a CDS encoding ISAon1 family transposase: protein MDTRANDIWSIGRFYGVDGRALLRQYRDFQSGFKDWKQRGHAKKWLLYPENLGSHLSIDETSLSHGELYTILTNKSAKGGRGSIVAIVAGTKAEAVIEVLRKIPEPLRKKVSEITLDMAGSMSLIAKRCFPRAVRVTDRFHVQRLAVDALQDIRIKHRWEVLDQESDAIEQAKMSQNEYHPEILSNGDTIKQLLARSRYALYKKPNTWTDSQKERALLLFERFPDLKKAYELTIGLSNIFTTTTEKIYGLTRLAKWHEKVRQSGFKSFNTVARSIENHYKTIVNYFDNRSTNASAESFNAKIKAFRAQFRGVRNVEFFLYRLTQLYA from the coding sequence GTGGATACGAGGGCTAATGATATTTGGAGCATTGGTCGTTTCTATGGCGTTGATGGTAGGGCTTTGCTACGGCAGTATCGTGATTTTCAGAGTGGATTTAAAGATTGGAAGCAAAGAGGTCATGCAAAAAAATGGCTCTTGTATCCCGAAAACCTAGGATCTCATCTATCGATCGACGAAACCAGTCTTTCGCACGGCGAATTGTATACAATCCTTACCAATAAATCTGCCAAAGGTGGCCGTGGCAGCATTGTAGCAATAGTGGCTGGAACTAAGGCAGAAGCAGTGATTGAAGTACTTCGCAAAATCCCGGAACCACTGCGGAAGAAAGTGTCAGAAATCACCCTGGACATGGCGGGCAGTATGTCCTTGATTGCCAAGCGATGCTTTCCACGGGCGGTGCGAGTGACTGACCGTTTCCATGTTCAAAGACTCGCAGTTGATGCCCTCCAAGATATCCGGATCAAACATCGCTGGGAAGTCCTGGATCAGGAAAGCGATGCTATTGAGCAGGCTAAAATGTCTCAGAATGAATATCATCCAGAGATATTATCTAATGGCGACACCATTAAACAGCTACTGGCTCGAAGCAGGTACGCGCTATACAAAAAGCCCAATACCTGGACAGACAGCCAAAAAGAACGCGCCCTGCTTCTTTTTGAACGCTTCCCCGATTTGAAAAAAGCGTACGAGCTAACGATAGGGCTCAGTAACATCTTCACGACTACAACGGAAAAAATATATGGGTTGACCAGATTAGCCAAATGGCATGAAAAGGTCCGGCAATCTGGCTTCAAGTCATTCAATACCGTAGCCCGCTCGATTGAAAACCACTATAAGACAATCGTTAATTACTTTGATAACCGCAGCACTAACGCATCTGCCGAATCCTTCAACGCGAAAATCAAAGCGTTCAGAGCACAGTTCAGAGGGGTAAGAAACGTTGAGTTCTTCCTGTATCGCCTTACTCAATTATATGCTTAA